One Mytilus trossulus isolate FHL-02 chromosome 5, PNRI_Mtr1.1.1.hap1, whole genome shotgun sequence DNA segment encodes these proteins:
- the LOC134719486 gene encoding uncharacterized protein LOC134719486, with product MDSHAINILIGCLVGVFVIALIIIIIVAEFCLRRRKIRKARANNRMDVNGSTNIKGYLKAQKVIPAKKQRKYRLFRYLNSLKANPAKRTRFVEEQTVSTTLQSRQLSQNSLDYLASKPVHTKQNGISSVRYYEVGDGKPLAVEYYTVNPLNAEKLLYQPEGPLVQPSDERDNIEQTIAYPTSEIDASSEDSSYQVDMSTQTRDIPSNVSNEYSITAVVENNPVTIIEHVQNRVISSSSCTQTFQAETQATQTFQSESQFTQTVPIEVQSTQTIQEEPQPEKKPESTVTTTNTQTQYSVSYPSDSDRIKASDNYHHENQYEQWMDYYHGPHQEYPYMEPYPADMMPFMYPTDEAYPYYYDPDEYSIASSESEKPVKKRREKVEKTKIIEKYIVIQQPPSVQTIVREDNTQKVETNVTKSSAVDVYKSNKYKDYFGQFSNNEISLSRMNAKNQSKANGGPRSSAQNGQNKSKSSGMKHGKALISEKDLHRIWNTRHQTRQHGSNGSIKLEVPPDFLKQVRYDTNVQEIPPADYDTNESNNYSGENETGVLQRYLKDVSDHSEQTNVKIGGLLNQSSQSQPNSGSTRFSGIISHMGSYRPDADTMMHRNQRLQPQVVDILPNDVPMRPDELHRSTMYPS from the exons ATGG aTTCACACGCTATAAACATCTTGATTGGCTGCCTTGTTGGTGTTTTTGTAATAGCtttgataattataataattgtgGCAGAATTTTGTCTACGACGACGGAAAATTAGAAAAGCGAGAGCCAACAACAGAATGGATGTTAATGGCAG TACAAATATTAAAGGATATCTTAAAGCACAGAAAGTTATTCCTGCTAAAAA GCAAAGAAAGTACAGACTGTTTCGTTACCTGAATTCCCTGAAAGCGAATCCAGCAAAGCG taCTCGTTTTGTTGAAGAGCAAACAGTTTCTACAACATTACAAAGTAGACAACTCAGCCAAAATAGTCTGGATTATCTTGCCTCAAAACCAGTTCATACCAAACAGAATGGTATATCCTCAGTACGGTACTATGAAGTAGGAGATGGTAAACCATTAGCGGTCGAATACTACACTGTTAATCCATTGAATGCTGAAAAACTTCTCTATCAACCGGAAGGTCCACTTGTACAGCCAAGTGATGAGCGAGATAACATAGAACAGACTATAGCATACCCAACAAGTGAAATAGATGCTAGTTCTGAAGATTCATCTTATCAAGTGGATATGTCTACACAAACACGAGATATTCCTTCTAATGTTTCTAATGAATATTCAATAACAGCCGTAGTTGAGAATAATCCTGTAACGATtattgaacatgttcaaaatagAGTTATCAGTTCAAGTTCATGTACACAAACTTTCCAAGCGGAAACTCAGGCTACTCAGACTTTTCAATCTGAATCTCAATTCACACAAACTGTTCCCATAGAAGTTCAGTCTACTCAAACAATACAAGAAGAACCACAACCTGAAAAGAAACCAGAATCAACAGTGACAACAACAAACACTCAAACACAATATTCAGTTTCATATCCATCAGATTCAGACCGTATAAAAGCATCAGATAATTATCATCACGAAAACCAATATGAACAATGGATGGATTACTATCACGGCCCACATCAGGAATATCCTTACATGGAACCTTATCCGGCTGATATGATGCCTTTTATGTACCCAACAGACGAAGCATATCCATATTATTACGACCCGGATGAGTATTCAATAGCGTCTTCGGAATCGGAAAAACCTGTGAAGAAACGTAGagaaaaagtagaaaaaacaaaaattattgaaaagtaTATCGTTATACAGCAACCTCCTTCCGTACAAACTATAGTGCGAGAAGATAATACTCAAAAGGTTGAAACGAATGTGACAAAATCCTCCGCTGTTGATGTATACAAATCTAACAAGTACAAAGATTATTTCGGACAGTTTTCAAATAATGAGATTTCTCTCTCACGGATGAATGCAAAGAATCAATCAAAAGCCAATGGCGGACCTCGATCATCAGCCCAAAATGggcaaaacaaatcaaaatctaGCGGTATGAAACATGGGAAAGCTCTTATTTCAGAAAAGGACTTGCATAGGATATGGAATACAAGACACCAAACTCGTCAACATGGATCTAATGGGTCTATTAAGTTAGAAGTACCACCTGACTTCTTAAAACAAGTACGATATGACACTAATGTGCAAGAAATTCCACCAGCCGATTACGATACAAATGAATCAAATAACTACTCTGGTGAAAACGAGACTGGTGTTCTTCAGAGATATCTAAAAGATGTAAGTGACCACTCGGAACAAACAAACGTTAAGATTGGAGGACTGTTAAATCAATCATCGCAGAGCCAGCCGAACAGCGGAAGCACCCGGTTTTCTGGGATTATTTCTCATATGGGTTCTTACAGACCAGATGCTGATACTATGATGCACAGAAACCAGAGACTTCAGCCACAAGTTGTAGATATTTTACCTAATGATGTACCTATGAGACCAGACGAACTTCATCGTTCTACAATGTATCCTAGCTAg